One genomic window of Solanum dulcamara chromosome 10, daSolDulc1.2, whole genome shotgun sequence includes the following:
- the LOC129871080 gene encoding very-long-chain (3R)-3-hydroxyacyl-CoA dehydratase PASTICCINO 2, with amino-acid sequence MAGVLSVLRRIYLTLYNWIVFFGWFQVFYLAVKTLKESGHEHVYDAVEKPLLLAQTAAILEILHGLVGLVRSPVSATLPQISSRLYVTWGILWSFPELRSHILVSSLVISWSITEIIRYSFFGTKEAFGSAPSWLLWLRYSTFLVLYPSGITSEVGLIYSALPYLKGSDKYSLRMPNKWNFSFDYYYAGLVALGIYVPGSPHMYGYMLGQRKKALSKSKKE; translated from the exons ATGGCTGGAGTTTTGTCAGTTCTTAGACGCATTTACCTCACACTTTACAATTGGATTGTCTTTTTTGGATG GTTTCAAGTTTTTTATCTTGCTGTGAAAACTCTGAAAGAATCAGGGCATGAACATGTCTATGATGCTGTAGAGAAGCCTCTGCTTTTAGCTCAAACTGCCGCCATTTTAGAG ATACTTCATGGTTTAGTGG GTTTGGTAAGATCGCCAGTATCAGCAACTCTTCCACAGATAAGTTCAAGATTATATGTAACCTGGGGTATTCTATGGAGTTTCCCTGAG CTTCGGTCTCATATTCTTGTTAGTTCTCTAGTGATTAGCTGGTCTATAACAGAG ATCATTCGATATTCATTTTTTGGGACAAAGGAGGCATTTGGTTCTGCACCTTCTTGGCTCTTGTGGCTAAG GTACAGTACCTTCTTGGTTCTGTATCCTAGTGGCATCACAAGTGAAGTTGGTTTGATATATAGCGCTCTGCCTTACCTCAAG GGATCGGATAAGTATTCTCTTAGAATGCCAAACAAATGGAACTTCTCTTTCGATTACTACTATGCAGGACTTGTGGCCCTCGGTATCTATGTCCCAG GCAGTCCTCACATGTATGGTTACATGCTCGGACAGAGAAAGAAAGCTCTCTCCAAATCGAAAAAGGAGTAG
- the LOC129871228 gene encoding kinase-interacting protein 1-like, whose product MLQRAASNAYSWWAASHIRTKQSKWLQQSLQDMQGRVETVIKLIEEDGDSFAKRAEMYYKKRPELINFVEESYRAYRALAERYDHLSKELQTANNTIATIFPEQIQLAMEEEDEYGAPTPRMPKDFTQIPPNGSSNIPKAPIKDLKGLMSTTSKQRQGKKLTDDADKHDVAKSGLSKNEAIEEIDQLQKDILALQTVKEFIRSSYKNGLERYRGIENQIMEKQQKICTLEDEFGEGRVIEDAEACSLMAEAALQSCHETLTHLQEKQDVYTQEARDEFNKIEDSCKKLRSFMHKYLPEQNDEQKADRFKFLNQKVGKEIESLQDKIKDQIDASSKGSLTMSQLAERIDELVNKVISLETEVASQALLIDRLRREASELQTQVQSLEDNKAALTGDTYNLNIRVTAIEAKLETIENINKDVVNQDSSLRTHFVEARANIDHLSRKLSSVKPDEELDGTDSSPNEVTMRQDPVTQKDHPSSGEDLKNLSTIKEKDKEVHREHDSVLSNKGEVKKPTKKHVTFLQPITAGKGNKKVLAQSGTSVYETQIEDVAEKDDDLNWQQMLLSGLEDKENILLNDYKTILKDYKEVTKKLSDMEKKDRDIEFDLTLQIREFKYAITKRDEEIHNLHRKLSLMQQGHASDQDKELKEENTSSDRSFKPDDLPQRKDNDTPIVEHDEEDIKTILVDQCASVLSPIEGKIRFGINSILDENLDFWLRFSSTFHQIQKFKTTIQDLQLEISKLKDKEMQDKSEIRPIYKHMKEIHSELTMWLSHTLLLKDELECKFSALCSIQDEITKALKEGVALDEIGFSSHEAAKFQGEVFNMKQENNKIREKLEAGVRRVTTLQLDVEKIITQLDQEFGLNGNQSQLMHTVSKSIIPLHSFIFGTKSKKQKRSVFSRIHLNRKY is encoded by the exons ATGTTGCAAAGAGCTGCAAGCAATGCTTATTCATGGTGGGCTGCTAGCCACATTAGGACCAAACAATCCAAATGGCTTCAACAAAGCCTACAAG ATATGCAAGGGAGAGTTGAAACTGTGATTAAGCTCATTGAAGAGGATGGAGATTCATTTGCCAAAAGGGCTGAAATGTACTACAAGAAAAGGCCAGAGCTGATCAACTTTGTGGAAGAATCCTATCGTGCCTATCGCGCGTTGGCTGAAAGATATGATCATCTATCGAAGGAACTACAGACCGCCAATAATACGATTGCTACAATCTTCCCGGAACAAATTCAACTAGCAATGGAAGAGGAAGACGAATATGGCGCCCCAACTCCAAGAATGCCAAAGGATTTTACACAAATTCCACCAAATGGATCATCAAACATACCAAAGGCTCCTATAAAAGACTTAAAAGGTCTTATGTCAActacctcaaaacaaagacaaGGCAAGAAATTGACAGATGATGCAGACAAACATGATGTTGCGAAATCTGGTTTGTCCAAAAACGAGGCTATTGAAGAGATCGACCAGCTTCAAAAAGACATATTGGCCTTGCAAACTGTGAAAGAGTTCATAAGAAGTTCCTACAAGAATGGACTTGAAAGGTACAGGGGAATTGAAAACCAAATCATGGAAAAGCAACAAAAGATATGTACGTTGGAGGACGAATTCGGTGAGGGTCGGGTTATTGAGGATGCTGAGGCTTGCAGTTTGATGGCTGAAGCAGCATTACAATCATGTCACGAAACATTAACTCATCTCCAGGAGAAACAAGATGTATATACACAAGAAGCACGAGACGAATTCAACAAAATTGAAGATTCTTGCAAGAAACTTAGGTCCTTTATGCATAAGTATCTTCCCGAGCAAAATGATGAACAGAAGGCTGATAGATTTAAATTCCTGAACCAAAAAGTTGGTAAGGAGATAGAGTCATTACAAGACAAGATTAAGGACCAAATCGACGCGAGCTCTAAAGGGTCTTTAACGATGTCACAATTAGCAGAGAGAATCGACGAGCTTGTGAATAAGGTGATCAGCCTAGAAACAGAAGTTGCATCTCAGGCACTTTTGATTGACAGATTAAGAAGAGAAGCTAGTGAACTCCAAACTCAAGTTCAGTCATTGGAAGACAATAAGGCAGCTCTGACAGGCGATACGTACAATCTGAATATCAGGGTGACCGCGATAGAAGCAAAGTTGGAAACTATTGAGAACATCAATAAAGATGTTGTAAACCAAGACAGTAGCCTACGGACTCACTTTGTTGAAGCTCGTGCTAATATAGACCATTTATCCCGTAAATTGAGTAGTGTCAAACCGGATGAGGAGCTCGATGGAACAGATTCATCACCAAATGAAGTGACTATGAGACAAGATCCTGTAACACAAAAAGATCATCCTAGTTCAGGTGAAGATCTGAAGAACTTAAGTAccataaaagaaaaagataaagaagtTCATAGAGAGCACGATTCCGTTCTAAGTAACAAAGGGGAAGTTAAAAAACCTACAAAGAAGCATGTCACATTTCTGCAGCCAATAACAGCTGGAAAAGGCAACAAGAAAGTCTTAGCTCAATCCGGAACTAGTGTTTACGAGACACAAATAGAGGACGTTGCAGAGAAGGATGATGATCTCAATTGGCAACAGATGCTGTTGAGTGGTTTGGAGGATAAAGAAAACATTCTCTTAAATGACTATAAAACAATTCTCAAGGATTATAAGGAAGTTACAAAGAAGCTAAGTGATATGGAGAAGAAAGATAGAGACATCGAGTTCGACCTCACACTTCAGATAAGAGAGTTTAAATATGCTATCACAAAGAGGGATGAAGAGATACATAATCTACATCGAAAATTGAGTCTTATGCAACAAGGACATGCTTCTGATCAAGATAAAGAGCTGAAGGAAGAAAACACTTCATCTGATCGAAGCTTCAAACCCGATGATCTACCTCAAAGGAAGGACAACGATACTCCTATAGTAGAGCATGATGAAGAAGACATCAAGACGATTTTGGTTGATCAATGTGCATCAGTACTATCGCCAATTGAAGGGAAAATCCGGTTTGGCATTAATTCAATTCTAGACGAAAACTTGGATTTCTGGCTAAGATTCAGCTCAACATTCCATCagattcaaaaattcaagaccACGATCCAGGACTTGCAGCTCGAAATATCCAAACTCAAAGACAAGGAAATGCAAGATAAATCAGAAATCAGGCCTATATATAAACACATGAAGGAGATTCACAGTGAACTGACAATGTGGTTATCACACACTTTGCTACTAAAAGATGAACTCGAGTGCAAGTTCTCAGCTTTATGCAGCATTCAGGACGAAATTACAAAAGCTCTAAAAGAGGGAGTTGCATTAGACGAAATCGGATTCAGCAGTCATGAAGCTGCAAAGTTCCAAGGTGAAGTTTTCAACATGAAACAAGAGAACAACAAGATAAGAGAGAAACTAGAAGCTGGTGTTCGTCGGGTAACTACACTTCAACTAGACGTTGAGAAGATTATAACACAATTGGATCAAGAATTCGGACTTAACGGAAACCAATCACAATTGATGCACACAGTGAGCaagtcaataattcctttaCACTCATTCATCTTTGGAACTAAATCGAAGAAGCAAAAGCGTTCAGTTTTTTCACGCATTCACCTCAATAGGAAATACTAG
- the LOC129904921 gene encoding 54S ribosomal protein L51, mitochondrial yields MALRGVWQLRKLVVSYCNWGGSSRGIRAFMESELPAFKEKNPHLEVVTELNRGQHPFLKGLYKNKNERVVCVKNLSQDEVLEAAIKLRNSLGRKVVKLKTRHVTKQPSVQGTWSTALEL; encoded by the exons ATGGCATTAAGAGGTGTTTGGCAGCTAAGGAAACTGGTAGTCAGCTATTGCAATTGGGGTGGAAGTAGCAGGGGAATAAG GGCATTCATGGAGTCTGAATTGCCAGCATTCAAGGAGAAAAATCCACATCTTGAGGTGGTCACTGAACTCAATCGTGGTCAGCATCCTTTCTTGAAGGGATTATACA AGAACAAGAATGAGCGTGTTGTATGTGTGAAAAACTTGAGTCAAGATGAAGTACTTGAAGCAGCGATCAAGCTAAGGAATTCGCTTGGCAGAAAGGTTGTGAAGCTGAAGACTCGACATGTCACGAAACAACCAAGCGTTCAAGGTACATGGTCAACAGCATTGGAGTTATAA
- the LOC129904920 gene encoding receptor-like protein 13 codes for MNDLRNIKFWLLVLYLVVVANQWQRITGSATVPDKCWEEERSALLELQANMMGSNGGKLTLWETYNETGFLDCCSWRWVNCNLTTGRVIELNLRASRQGSEDGWSFNASLFLPFKALQVLILSENYIIGWNKNEGFNKLTQLTNLKVLDLQYSYLPFPNVLSSLCWISSLEDLRLNRVLGDQMGSIKFPSLKNRPAPIDEGITEECPGLSNLKVLLLAGYGINDTSFLSTLGLGTHTGLRNLEKLYLSTNHLNSTIFSSLKHLPSLKNLDVTNNDIDGKIEMSDIIALRNLEFLDLWMNNFEGFVTTKGSKRMSSLRNIRLGRSYSNSTNILQSLKSFSSLKGLSYEYSDLSAPAITNAIRNLSKLEYLYLEGSYLNENFLSSIGQMDSLKVLNMAFGGNYGTLPNQGWCELKNIQEVALINNNFEGTVPSCLGNLTSLRWLALDGNSFTGNIASYPLWRTLTSLEFLDISFNQFEVPLSFNQFINNSKLTYLNVGYNIITVDIEFKNWIPNFQLQLFAMQGCINLQKLPSFLHYQHDLRVLAIDKNQLPGNFPTWLLENNTRLSGLYARDNAFIGPWKLPSNSHLCLEELDISNNKLSGRVPANVSSAFPKLILLNMSQNLLEGPIPSDIGSFHLVVLDLSHNFLSGGVPSDLAIGSPVLTYLRLSNNKLSGQIFSKDIRPSILFYLYLNGNEFEGQLPSNIFLKPLIALDASSNNFSGEIPRWIRDNTRLLQLDLAKNHLEGSIPVEICNLKLIQVIALSENRLSGPVPSCVSGLPLEHIHLDKNQLGGELEDSLFNISSLITLDLGYNNFTGNIPHTIASLSKLNFLLLNNNQLEGEIPAQICLLNKLSIMDLSFNKLYGPLLPCLGNLTQAENDADTRSIYYQGSSRTAWLDFSSWISSTRHYHISYGFLSDVNLMDVETRVQFSTKRNSYTYKGSILKYMSGIDLSSNRLTGEIPVELGNLSKIHAFNLSHNHIFGRIPNTFSNLHEIESLDLSYNSLNGRIPVDLLELHSLAIFSVAYNKLSGAVPPFKAQFATFDKSSYQGNPLLCGYPLDNECSGTKSSNTTNNGSEESTGFMDTESFFISFAVSYGAIVLGIATAIFLNPYWRAAWFRLVEVLMLSSYYFLLDNVVAPIKNRWWMNLR; via the exons ATGAATGATTTGAGGAATATTAAGTTTTGGTTGTTGGTGCTTTATCTGGTGGTTGTGGCTAATCAATGGCAGAG AATTACTGGCTCCGCTACTGTACCCGACAAGTGTTGGGAGGAAGAGAGGAGTGCTCTATTGGAGCTACAAGCAAACATGATGGGTTCAAATGGTGGAAAGTTGACCCTTTGGGAAACCTATAATGAAACTGGTTTTTTGGATTGTTGTTCATGGCGTTGGGTAAATTGCAACTTAACAACAGGTCGAGTGATAGAACTTAATCTCAGAGCATCAAGACAAGGATCAGAGGATGGTTGGAGTTTTAATGCTTCTCTGTTTCTTCCATTCAAAGCACTACAAGTTCTTATATTGtctgaaaattatattataggGTGGAACAAAAATGAAG GGTTCAACAAACTCACACAATTGACCAACTTGAAAGTACTTGATTTGCAGTACAGTTATCTCCCCTTTCCAAATGTTTTGTCATCTTTGTGTTGGATTTCATCTCTTGAGGATCTAAGACTTAATCGTGTTCTGGGGGACCAAATGGGTTCAATTAAATTTCCTTCGTTGAAAAATCGGCCTGCTCCTATAG atgaagGAATTACTGAGGAATGTCCAGGGTTGAGCAATTTAAAGGTACTATTGCTGGCAGGATATGGAATCAATGACACAAGTTTCCTTTCTACACTGG GTCTTGGTACACATACTGGACTGAGGAATTTAGAGAAACTCTATTTGTCTACCAATCACTTAAATTCCACCATCTTTTCATCTTTGAAGCATCTTCCATCTCTCAAGAATTTGGATGTCACAAACAATGACATCGATGGAAAAATCGAAATGAGTG ATATAATTGCCTTGAGGAATTTGGAATTTCTTGATCTCTGGATGAACAATTTTGAGGGCTTTGTGACTACCAAAG GTAGTAAAAGAATGAGTTCTCTGCGGAATATACGACTAGGAAGATCTTATTCCAACTCGACCAACATCTTACAATCCTTAAAATCATTCTCATCTCTCAAGGGGCTTTCTTATGAATATAGTGATCTCAGTGCTCCTGCCATAACTAATG CAATAAGAAATCTGAGCAAACTGGAGTACTTGTACTTGGAGGGATCTTATTTAAATGAGAATTTTCTCTCAAGCATTGGACAAATGGATTCTCTTAAAGTGCTGAATATGGCTTTTGGTGGCAATTATGGCACCCTCCCTAATCAAG gTTGGTGTGAACTCAAAAACATTCAAGAGGTGGCACTCATTAACAACAATTTTGAGGGAACAGTTCCTTCATGTCTTGGAAACTTGACATCACTTCGATGGCTTGCACTTGACGGAAATAGCTTCACTGGAAATATAGCCTCATATCCTCTTTGGAGAACTCTCACATCACTTGAGTTCTTGGATATTTCATTTAACCAATTTGAAGTTCCACTATCGTTCAATCAGTTCATCAACAATTCAAAACTTACCTACTTGAATGTTGGCTATAATATTATAACTGTAGACATCGAATTCAAGAATTGGATCCCAAATTTCCAGTTGCAACTTTTTGCTATGCAGGGATGCATAAACCTTCAAAAATTGCCTTCTTTCCTTCATTACCAGCACGACTTGAGAGTTCTCGCTATAGACAAAAATCAATTGCCAGGaaactttccaacttggttGTTAGAGAATAACACCAGACTTTCAGGCCTTTATGCTAGAGATAATGCTTTCATCGGACCATGGAAGTTGCCATCCAATAGTCATCTCTGTTTAGAGGAACTTGACATCTCTAATAACAAACTCAGCGGACGTGTTCCAGCAAATGTAAGTTCAGCTTTCCCAAAGCTTATTCTTCTGAACATGTCACAAAATTTGCTTGAAGGTCCTATACCTTCTGATATTGGTAGCTTTCATTTAGTTGTGCTAGACCTTTCTCACAATTTCTTGTCCGGAGGAGTTCCTAGCGATCTGGCAATTGGTTCTCCAGTACTGACTTACCTCCGACTGTCAAACAACAAGTTGTCAGGGCAAATATTTTCGAAGGATATCAGACCAAGtatactattttatttgtaCTTGAATGGCAATGAGTTTGAGGGACAGTTACCTAGTAACATTTTTCTCAAACCCCTTATTGCATTGGATGCTAGCAGCAATAACTTCTCTGGAGAGATTCCGAGATGGATTAGAGATAACACAAGATTGTTACAGCTAGATTTGGCGAAAAATCATCTTGAAGGCTCGATTCCAGTTGAGATTTGCAATTTGAAGCTCATTCAAGTCATAGCTTTGTCTGAAAACAGACTTTCAGGACCTGTTCCTTCTTGTGTGAGTGGTTTACCCCTTGAACACATTCATCTAGACAAAAATCAATTGGGCGGTGAACTTGAAGATTCACTTTTCAACATATCGTCTCTGATAACGTTGGATCTTGGCTACAACAATTTTACAGGAAACATCCCACACACCATAGCCTCACTTTCAAAACTGAACTTCCTTCTCCTCAATAATAACCAATTGGAAGGAGAAATTCCAGCTCAGATTTGTTTGCTGAACAAGTTATCCATCATGGATTTGTCTTTTAATAAGCTTTATGGTCCGCTCCTTCCTTGTTTAGGTAACTTAACACAAGCGGAAAATGATGCAGACACAAGAAGTATATATTATCAAGGGTCTTCCAGGACAGCGTGGTTAGATTTCTCGAGTTGGATAAGTTCAACAAGGCACTACCACATTTCATATGGATTTCTAAGTGACGTCAATTTGATGGATGTGGAAACCCGAGTCCAGTTTTCAACGAAAAGAAACTCATACACTTATAAGGGAAGCATTCTAAAATACATGTCAGGTATTGATCTCTCAAGTAACAGATTAACAGGTGAAATTCCCGTTGAGCTAGGAAACTTGAGCAAAATACATGCATTTAATCTATCGCACAACCATATCTTTGGAAGAATCCCAAATACCTTTTCAAATTTACATGAAATCGAGAGTCTAGACCTATCTTACAACAGCTTGAATGGGAGAATTCCTGTTGACCTACTTGAGCTACACTCATTAGCAATATTCAGCGTAGCATACAATAAGTTATCTGGTGCAGTACCACCATTTAAAGCTCAATTCGCAACTTTCGACAAAAGCAGCTATCAGGGGAATCCTTTGCTATGTGGTTATCCATTAGACAACGAGTGTAGCGGCACTAAATCATCAAATACAACAAATAATGGAAGTGAGGAATCTACAGGCTTTATGGATACTGAGAGTTTCTTCATCAGCTTTGCTGTGTCTTATGGAGCAATCGTGCTAGGAATAGCTACAGCAATCTTCCTCAATCCTTATTGGAGAGCAGCATGGTTTAGGCTTGTTGAGGTTTTGATGCTCAGTTCTTACTATTTTCTCTTAGACAATGTTGTTGCACCCATCAAGAATAGATGGTGGATGAACCTTAGGTGA